In a genomic window of Longimicrobiales bacterium:
- a CDS encoding ADOP family duplicated permease — translation MSVLRALGARLRALLSGSAEDRELEEELRFHLEAEAQRLERSGISAREARRRAHLSFGGYDRIVEEAREARGCALLENIGRDVRIAVRGLQRTPGFTAIVVLTLAIGVGATTAVFALASSLLLRPIPGVRDSAELIVVQLVDANGTIAGLSHANIADLRAGSPALAGLAGYSTRTMQSATPAGPSEVVATIVDGDYFGVLGVSPQRGRRFNEQELAADAAGDVVMISDRLWRSRFSGATNVVGRTIELNASPYTIIGVAPAGFHGTLRTGATDVWVPVAAYGRMWHRPIDASDRRTSISDELVGRLSAGASAGVAQQQLRSVMRSFVRSHPDANAHLAEYSLDVHEGIGLEVGARAHTTRTLRLLLGVVLVLLVTACANVANLLLSRGVTRRGETAVRSALGASRGRLVQQHVIEGLVLSLIGGAVGILFALLLQRGLEGQQLLDLPAIESIPIDASVITFAFASALLTGVLFTVLPGLLSMRRALAGRLRRLGRASSHAGAELRGALTLLQVATSITLLIGALMLVRTVRNLERVDVGFDATEVLAFGVTPAPQGYGVEEARAFNLRLLAAVSALPQLQQAALATFPPGAAEGMMSRLSVPGSDRAAVQVATNEVSSSYFETVGIPVLLGRSFTTTEQDLALDAQPGVVLSRTVAERLFGDAGPVGRVVQVAGFTGTTQQVVRGVVDDIRSHPRAGPLPAAYLPIGSSSLSQSHVLVRSTLPLEEAERRIGQVVANLDPGIPFFVAESLGDAVRRSIAEERLLARVTAVFAALALLLAAIGLYGVVAWSVAQRRREIGIRMALGARAASVVRLVVGQSLRLGITGGIAGIAGGYALSRVLAHRMFGVTPVDPVTYMLALVGFSAVALVASAVPASSAAAVDPADTLRQE, via the coding sequence ATGAGTGTGCTGCGCGCGCTCGGAGCGCGGCTGCGAGCGCTGCTGTCCGGGTCCGCGGAGGATCGCGAGCTGGAGGAAGAGCTGCGGTTTCACCTGGAGGCGGAGGCACAGCGTCTCGAGCGCTCCGGTATTTCCGCACGGGAAGCACGCAGGCGCGCGCACCTGTCGTTTGGCGGCTATGACCGCATTGTCGAGGAGGCGCGCGAGGCTCGGGGCTGCGCCCTTCTCGAGAACATCGGGCGCGATGTGCGGATCGCCGTGCGTGGCCTGCAGCGCACGCCCGGCTTCACGGCAATCGTGGTACTGACCCTTGCCATCGGCGTCGGTGCCACGACGGCGGTGTTCGCACTCGCCAGCTCGCTGCTGCTGCGCCCGATCCCCGGCGTCCGCGACAGCGCCGAGCTGATCGTCGTGCAGCTCGTGGACGCGAACGGAACGATTGCCGGGCTGTCGCACGCCAACATCGCCGATCTGCGGGCGGGCAGCCCGGCCCTTGCGGGCCTGGCCGGCTACTCGACCCGAACGATGCAGTCCGCCACGCCGGCGGGCCCGTCCGAGGTCGTCGCGACGATCGTGGATGGCGATTACTTCGGCGTGCTCGGAGTGTCGCCGCAGCGCGGGCGCCGGTTCAACGAACAGGAGCTGGCGGCGGACGCCGCGGGCGACGTCGTCATGATCAGCGATCGGCTGTGGCGCTCCCGGTTCAGCGGTGCGACAAACGTCGTCGGTCGAACGATCGAGCTGAACGCCAGCCCGTACACGATCATCGGCGTTGCACCTGCGGGGTTCCATGGCACGCTGCGAACCGGCGCGACCGACGTGTGGGTGCCGGTCGCTGCATACGGCAGGATGTGGCATCGTCCGATCGACGCATCCGATCGGCGTACGTCGATCTCCGATGAGCTCGTCGGGCGGCTGTCTGCCGGCGCGAGCGCGGGGGTGGCGCAGCAGCAGCTGCGCAGCGTGATGCGTTCGTTCGTACGGAGCCACCCGGACGCGAACGCCCACCTCGCGGAGTACTCCCTCGATGTGCACGAGGGCATCGGTCTCGAGGTCGGCGCGCGGGCACACACGACCCGCACCCTGCGCCTGCTGCTCGGCGTCGTGCTGGTCCTGCTGGTGACGGCCTGCGCCAACGTGGCGAACCTCCTGCTGTCGCGCGGCGTGACGCGCCGTGGTGAGACGGCGGTGCGGTCCGCACTGGGCGCGTCCAGGGGCCGACTCGTGCAGCAGCACGTCATCGAGGGTCTCGTGCTGTCGCTGATCGGCGGCGCAGTTGGTATTCTGTTCGCGCTGCTGCTGCAGCGCGGCCTGGAAGGACAGCAGCTGCTCGATCTTCCTGCGATCGAGTCCATCCCGATCGACGCCTCCGTCATCACATTCGCATTCGCGAGTGCACTCCTGACCGGCGTGCTGTTCACCGTGCTGCCGGGCCTGTTGTCCATGCGCAGGGCGCTGGCCGGCCGGCTGCGACGGCTCGGCCGCGCGAGCAGTCACGCCGGCGCGGAGCTGCGTGGTGCGCTCACCCTGCTGCAGGTCGCGACGTCGATCACGCTGCTCATCGGGGCACTCATGCTCGTGCGCACGGTGCGGAACCTCGAGCGTGTCGATGTCGGCTTCGACGCAACGGAGGTCCTCGCCTTCGGCGTGACCCCCGCACCGCAGGGGTACGGAGTCGAGGAGGCACGTGCGTTCAATCTTCGTCTCCTCGCCGCAGTCAGCGCGTTGCCGCAGCTGCAGCAGGCCGCACTCGCGACGTTCCCACCGGGCGCGGCGGAAGGGATGATGTCGCGGCTGAGTGTGCCGGGCAGCGATCGCGCGGCCGTGCAGGTGGCGACCAACGAGGTCTCGTCATCGTATTTCGAGACGGTGGGGATCCCTGTGCTGCTGGGTCGCAGCTTCACCACGACCGAGCAGGACCTGGCGCTGGACGCTCAGCCAGGCGTCGTGCTGAGCCGCACGGTCGCGGAGCGCCTCTTCGGCGACGCAGGACCGGTCGGACGGGTCGTGCAGGTGGCCGGCTTCACGGGCACCACGCAGCAGGTCGTACGGGGTGTGGTCGACGACATCCGCAGCCATCCACGCGCGGGACCACTGCCTGCCGCATACCTGCCCATCGGCTCGTCCTCACTCTCGCAGAGCCACGTGCTCGTCCGCTCGACGCTGCCGCTCGAAGAGGCGGAGCGACGCATCGGGCAGGTCGTCGCGAATCTCGATCCGGGCATCCCGTTCTTCGTTGCGGAGTCGCTCGGCGATGCCGTTCGCCGCAGCATTGCCGAGGAGCGCCTCCTCGCGCGCGTCACTGCCGTGTTCGCCGCTCTCGCGCTGCTGCTTGCGGCGATCGGGCTGTACGGCGTGGTCGCGTGGTCGGTGGCGCAGCGACGTCGCGAGATCGGCATTCGCATGGCCCTGGGCGCGCGCGCGGCAAGCGTGGTGCGTCTCGTGGTCGGCCAGTCGCTGCGCCTCGGGATCACTGGTGGCATTGCCGGCATCGCCGGAGGGTACGCGCTCTCGCGGGTCCTGGCTCACAGGATGTTCGGGGTCACACCGGTCGATCCGGTCACCTACATGCTCGCGCTGGTCGGCTTCAGCGCGGTGGCACTGGTCGCGAGCGCGGTGCCGGCGTCCTCCGCGGCCGCCGTGGACCCCGCCGATACCCTGAGGCAGGAATAG
- a CDS encoding NADP-dependent isocitrate dehydrogenase: MRASPSIIYTWTDEAPFLATHSFLPVVRAFAGAADVPVETRDISLAARVLAAFSDLLPEAQQRADDLAELGRIVERPDANIIKLPNISASVPQLKACIRELRAKGFPLPDYPDEPGTDEERDIRARYDRVKGSAVNPVLRQGNSDRRAPKAVKDFARANPARMKPWPASSQTHVATMQSGDFFSNEESITFDQATTVSIEHVAPDGTISVLKDGLALKPGEVLDCTVMSRRWLVEFLKEQVRDAKERGVLFSLHLKATMMKVSDPIIFGHAVRVYFEDVFEKHADVFEEIGVNANNGLGDVLARVAELPEPQRSAIERDIRNACEAGPPLAMVDSARGITNLHVPSDIIIDASMPPMIRDGGRMWNAAGELQDCKAVIPDSSYAGIYQAVIEDCQAHGQFDAATMGSVSNVGLMAQKAEEYGSHDKTFEIGGNGIVRVVSADGDVLVEHTVEAGDIWRACQTKDAAVRDWVKLAVARARATGSPAVFWLDRERAHDAQIIRKVDAYLAEQDTTGLTIEILKPAEAMRYSLERIRRGEDTISVTGNVLRDYLTDLFPILEIGTSARMLSIVPLLNGGGLFETGAGGSAPKHVQQFLEEGHLRWDSLGEYLALAASFEHLADRFGNTGARALATTLDVATAAYLQNGREPSRTVNELDNRGSTFYLALYWARALAEQDGDPALAARFRPLAAELTENEGRILDELNGAQGSPQDVGGYYMPDPERTAAAMRPSATFNAALDVLAGLQARQAG, translated from the coding sequence ATGCGCGCATCGCCTTCGATCATCTACACGTGGACCGACGAGGCTCCCTTCCTCGCGACACACTCCTTTCTTCCGGTCGTACGCGCGTTTGCCGGCGCTGCGGACGTACCCGTCGAGACGCGTGACATCTCGCTTGCCGCCCGCGTGCTCGCCGCGTTCTCCGACCTGCTGCCCGAGGCGCAGCAGCGCGCGGATGACCTGGCCGAGCTCGGGCGCATCGTCGAGCGGCCGGATGCCAACATCATCAAGCTGCCGAACATCAGTGCTTCGGTACCTCAGCTCAAGGCGTGCATCCGTGAGTTGCGTGCGAAGGGCTTCCCGCTGCCGGACTATCCGGACGAGCCCGGCACCGATGAGGAGCGTGACATCCGCGCCCGCTACGACCGCGTGAAGGGCAGCGCAGTCAACCCGGTGCTCCGCCAGGGCAACTCCGACCGGCGTGCACCGAAGGCGGTGAAGGACTTCGCGCGTGCGAACCCGGCACGCATGAAGCCGTGGCCCGCGTCATCCCAAACGCACGTCGCGACGATGCAGAGTGGCGATTTCTTCAGCAACGAGGAGTCGATCACCTTCGATCAGGCGACGACGGTGAGCATCGAGCACGTGGCGCCGGACGGCACGATCAGCGTGCTCAAGGACGGTCTCGCGTTGAAGCCCGGCGAGGTACTGGATTGCACCGTGATGAGCCGCCGCTGGCTGGTGGAGTTCCTGAAGGAGCAGGTGCGAGACGCAAAGGAACGCGGAGTGCTGTTCTCGCTGCACCTCAAGGCGACGATGATGAAGGTGTCCGACCCCATCATCTTCGGCCACGCCGTGCGCGTATACTTCGAGGATGTGTTCGAGAAGCACGCCGATGTCTTCGAAGAGATCGGCGTCAACGCCAACAACGGACTGGGCGACGTCCTCGCCCGCGTCGCGGAGCTGCCCGAGCCGCAGCGGAGCGCTATCGAACGGGACATCAGGAACGCCTGCGAGGCAGGTCCCCCGCTCGCCATGGTCGATTCCGCGCGCGGCATCACCAACCTGCACGTCCCCAGCGACATCATCATCGACGCCTCCATGCCGCCGATGATCCGCGACGGCGGACGCATGTGGAACGCGGCCGGCGAGCTGCAGGACTGCAAGGCCGTGATCCCGGACTCCAGCTACGCGGGCATCTACCAGGCCGTCATCGAGGACTGTCAGGCACATGGCCAGTTCGATGCCGCGACCATGGGCAGCGTGTCCAACGTCGGACTGATGGCCCAGAAGGCGGAGGAGTACGGCTCGCATGACAAGACGTTCGAGATCGGTGGAAACGGCATCGTGCGCGTCGTCTCGGCAGATGGCGACGTGCTCGTCGAGCACACGGTGGAGGCCGGTGACATCTGGCGCGCGTGCCAGACGAAAGATGCCGCAGTCCGCGACTGGGTGAAGCTGGCGGTGGCGCGCGCCCGCGCGACCGGCAGCCCCGCCGTGTTCTGGCTCGACCGCGAGCGCGCCCACGACGCGCAGATCATCCGCAAGGTGGACGCGTACCTCGCAGAGCAGGACACCACCGGACTCACGATCGAGATCCTGAAGCCAGCCGAGGCGATGCGCTACTCGCTCGAGCGTATCCGCCGTGGAGAGGACACCATCTCGGTGACCGGAAACGTGCTGCGCGACTACCTGACCGACCTGTTCCCCATCCTCGAGATCGGCACGAGTGCACGCATGCTGTCGATCGTGCCGCTGCTGAATGGAGGAGGGCTGTTCGAGACGGGCGCGGGTGGCTCCGCACCGAAGCATGTGCAGCAGTTCCTCGAGGAAGGACACCTGCGGTGGGACTCGCTCGGGGAGTACCTGGCGCTTGCCGCCTCCTTCGAGCACCTCGCCGACCGGTTCGGCAATACCGGCGCCCGCGCACTCGCGACGACACTCGACGTGGCCACGGCAGCGTACCTGCAGAACGGTCGCGAACCTTCGCGCACGGTGAACGAGCTCGACAATCGCGGCAGCACATTCTACCTGGCACTGTACTGGGCGCGCGCACTCGCGGAACAGGACGGCGATCCAGCGCTGGCCGCGCGCTTCCGCCCCCTCGCGGCGGAGCTCACGGAGAACGAAGGCAGGATCCTCGACGAGCTGAACGGTGCGCAGGGATCGCCGCAGGACGTCGGCGGATACTACATGCCCGATCCGGAACGTACTGCAGCAGCGATGCGGCCGAGCGCGACGTTCAATGCCGCACTCGACGTGCTCGCAGGCCTGCAGGCGCGACAGGCGGGATGA
- a CDS encoding chloride channel protein, protein MPDRRHDPNPGAHEERTGSLAVAPSMDAALASVRAPRDEPAIGARTVRIAGIAILIGIAGGFIAEALMRLIGLISNFVFFQRIDTTLVAPTTERLGVWVIAAPVLGALIIGVMARFGSSAIRGHGIPEVMEKVLHGESRIPLRLMFLKPLSAAIAIGTGGPFGAEGPIIATGGALGSSLGQALHITADERKTLLASGAAAGMAATFGSPVSAVLLAIELLLFEYRARSIIPVALAAAAATGVRMILVGPEPVFHVPAFAQPGGGALAAYVVLGAIIGVAAAAVTRAVYWIEDAFERLPVHWMWWPAIGAVAVGVIGYFDVRTLSVGYVWIEQILSGEIVGGALLLFVILKFVSWSIYLGSGTSGGTLAPLFIIGGGLGAALGGAAQQWWPALGVEPAVAGLVGMAAIFAGASHALLASIVFAFETTRQPLGLLPLLAGCSAAYLVMLLLMRNSIMTEKLARRGTSAPTDYSLDPLTQVSVREAMSDDLITLDADLTLGYVRQWLASGAGGTHHQGFPVTTGDEYLVGVVTRRDLLGPEPDATLVRDVVKRQPVVIFLDSTLREAADHMVREGVGRLAVVSREQPAQVLGVITRSDLLSGHTRRLRGLEHAERILGPRAMRAGRRRG, encoded by the coding sequence ATGCCAGATCGCAGACACGACCCGAATCCGGGAGCGCACGAGGAGCGCACCGGGAGCCTTGCCGTTGCTCCCTCGATGGACGCGGCGCTCGCATCGGTGCGAGCCCCTCGCGACGAGCCCGCCATTGGCGCCCGGACGGTGCGGATTGCCGGGATCGCGATCCTGATCGGAATTGCCGGGGGCTTCATCGCGGAAGCGCTGATGCGGCTGATCGGGCTGATCAGCAACTTCGTGTTCTTTCAGCGCATCGACACGACGCTGGTCGCGCCGACCACCGAACGGCTCGGGGTCTGGGTGATCGCTGCCCCCGTGCTCGGCGCACTCATCATCGGCGTGATGGCCCGCTTCGGCTCGTCGGCGATCCGGGGCCACGGCATTCCCGAAGTGATGGAGAAGGTCCTGCACGGCGAAAGCCGCATCCCCCTGCGCCTGATGTTCCTGAAGCCGCTGTCCGCGGCCATTGCGATCGGCACCGGCGGCCCGTTCGGGGCGGAGGGTCCGATCATCGCGACCGGCGGCGCCCTGGGGTCGTCGCTGGGACAGGCGCTGCACATCACGGCGGACGAGCGCAAGACACTGCTCGCCTCCGGTGCCGCGGCAGGCATGGCCGCGACGTTCGGGAGCCCCGTCTCGGCCGTGCTGCTCGCGATCGAGCTGCTGCTCTTCGAGTACCGTGCCCGCTCGATCATCCCCGTTGCACTCGCGGCCGCGGCGGCAACCGGTGTCCGCATGATCCTGGTCGGGCCGGAGCCGGTGTTCCACGTGCCCGCCTTCGCGCAGCCGGGCGGCGGAGCCCTCGCGGCGTACGTCGTGCTCGGCGCGATCATCGGTGTGGCCGCGGCGGCTGTGACACGGGCCGTCTACTGGATCGAGGACGCGTTCGAGCGCCTGCCCGTGCACTGGATGTGGTGGCCCGCGATCGGCGCAGTCGCCGTAGGCGTGATCGGCTACTTCGACGTGCGTACCCTGAGCGTCGGTTACGTCTGGATCGAACAGATCCTTTCGGGCGAGATCGTCGGCGGGGCGCTGCTGCTGTTCGTGATCCTCAAGTTCGTTTCCTGGTCGATCTACCTGGGGAGTGGTACCTCCGGGGGCACGCTGGCCCCCCTGTTCATCATCGGTGGCGGACTGGGTGCCGCGCTGGGCGGAGCCGCACAGCAGTGGTGGCCGGCGCTCGGCGTCGAGCCGGCCGTTGCCGGCCTGGTCGGCATGGCGGCCATCTTCGCGGGCGCCTCACACGCGCTGCTCGCATCCATCGTGTTCGCGTTCGAAACGACGCGCCAGCCGCTCGGCCTGCTGCCCCTCCTCGCCGGCTGCAGCGCAGCGTACCTCGTGATGCTGCTGCTGATGCGCAACTCGATCATGACGGAGAAGCTCGCGCGGCGCGGCACGAGTGCACCGACCGACTACTCCCTCGATCCGCTGACGCAGGTGAGCGTGCGCGAAGCGATGTCGGACGACCTGATCACGCTGGACGCGGATCTGACGCTCGGCTACGTCCGGCAATGGCTCGCGTCCGGCGCGGGCGGCACGCACCACCAGGGCTTTCCGGTCACCACGGGCGACGAGTACCTCGTGGGTGTCGTGACGCGCCGCGACCTGCTCGGCCCGGAGCCCGACGCGACTCTCGTACGCGACGTCGTGAAGCGCCAGCCGGTCGTGATCTTCCTCGACAGTACGCTGCGCGAGGCCGCCGATCACATGGTGCGGGAGGGTGTCGGTCGACTCGCGGTGGTCAGCCGCGAACAGCCTGCGCAGGTGCTGGGCGTCATCACGCGCAGTGATCTGCTTTCCGGCCACACGCGCCGACTGCGCGGCCTGGAGCACGCCGAGCGCATTCTCGGGCCGCGTGCGATGCGAGCCGGCAGGCGCCGCGGCTGA
- a CDS encoding PadR family transcriptional regulator has product MDGRRGELLQGTLELLVLKTLSVQPMHGWGIGQQIQQLSKDVFQVNQGSLYPALQRMKAKGWLTSEWRVTENGRRARYYALTAAGRRQLEAERRDWERSSQAVNRILNARLESAWA; this is encoded by the coding sequence ATGGATGGACGGCGCGGTGAGCTGCTGCAGGGCACGCTCGAGCTGCTCGTGTTGAAGACACTGTCCGTGCAGCCGATGCATGGCTGGGGCATCGGCCAGCAGATACAGCAATTATCGAAGGACGTGTTCCAGGTGAACCAGGGATCGCTCTACCCTGCCCTGCAGCGGATGAAGGCGAAGGGGTGGCTCACCTCGGAGTGGCGGGTGACTGAGAACGGGCGGCGCGCGCGCTACTATGCGCTGACGGCGGCGGGGCGCCGGCAGCTCGAGGCGGAGCGGCGGGACTGGGAGCGCTCGTCCCAGGCGGTGAACCGGATTCTGAACGCGCGGCTGGAGAGCGCCTGGGCATGA
- a CDS encoding hydrogenase iron-sulfur subunit produces MQAGPAFRALARLDALANRVYTSRLNPLYHSGSIAIAMLLVLLVTGIYLLVFYRIGAPYESVQRISEQAWSGRWIRGLHRFASDVAVLAAAVHGFRMYAQRRTWGPRALAWVSGLILLGIVLMSGWTGYVLVWDAHAQMLAVEGARLLDALPIFSEPISRSFSGERAIPNAFFFLNLFAHIALPIAMLGLVWVHVARVSRPVLLPARPLLWGSIGALTLLAVVWPVPDVLPADLLQQPRNVPVDWFFAFWLPLTQALPAWAVWLIGAVVVALLVSVPWIARHAEAEPAVPAEVNERTCTGCEQCVHDCPYDAIEMVARSDHRAGLVARVKSELCTSCGVCIGSCPPMAIGPAVTGRDQLADVRRFLMREQPGSSDVVIVGCTWSAARQEAEQVGARFFPVPCVGAMHTSTVETLLRGGAGGVLVVACAEHDGRTREGVTWAKERMSAGRKAELKERVERDRVCLVQASYGEAARLHAAAIAFREQVAGRGLDTDEDVDIVRLCRMAEGARR; encoded by the coding sequence ATGCAGGCAGGCCCCGCGTTCCGCGCACTTGCCCGACTGGATGCACTCGCGAACCGCGTCTACACCTCGCGCCTGAACCCGCTGTATCACAGCGGCTCGATCGCGATTGCCATGCTGCTCGTGCTCCTGGTGACGGGGATCTACCTGCTGGTGTTCTACCGGATCGGCGCACCCTACGAGTCGGTGCAGCGCATCAGCGAGCAGGCGTGGAGCGGACGGTGGATCCGGGGCCTGCACCGCTTTGCCTCCGACGTCGCAGTCCTCGCCGCTGCGGTTCACGGATTCCGGATGTACGCGCAGCGGCGCACGTGGGGGCCGCGAGCACTGGCATGGGTGAGCGGGCTGATCCTGCTCGGAATCGTGCTGATGTCCGGCTGGACGGGCTACGTGCTGGTGTGGGACGCACACGCGCAGATGCTTGCCGTGGAGGGCGCACGCCTGCTCGACGCGCTGCCGATCTTCAGTGAGCCGATCAGCAGGTCATTCTCCGGCGAGCGTGCCATACCGAACGCATTCTTCTTCCTGAACCTGTTCGCGCACATCGCACTGCCGATCGCGATGCTCGGGCTCGTCTGGGTTCACGTGGCGCGTGTGTCGCGGCCGGTCCTGCTGCCCGCGCGCCCGCTGCTGTGGGGCAGCATTGGGGCACTCACGCTGCTTGCTGTCGTCTGGCCGGTCCCGGATGTCCTGCCCGCCGACCTGTTGCAACAGCCGCGCAACGTCCCCGTCGACTGGTTCTTCGCTTTCTGGCTGCCACTGACGCAGGCGCTGCCTGCGTGGGCAGTGTGGCTGATCGGCGCCGTCGTGGTCGCATTGCTGGTGTCCGTGCCATGGATCGCGCGACACGCGGAAGCGGAGCCGGCGGTGCCTGCGGAGGTCAATGAGCGGACGTGTACCGGCTGCGAGCAGTGCGTGCACGACTGCCCGTACGATGCGATCGAGATGGTCGCCCGCAGCGATCATCGTGCTGGACTGGTTGCCCGCGTGAAGAGTGAGCTCTGCACGAGCTGTGGTGTCTGCATCGGGTCCTGTCCGCCGATGGCGATCGGTCCGGCCGTGACGGGGCGCGACCAGCTCGCCGATGTACGCCGGTTTCTCATGCGCGAGCAGCCCGGCAGCAGCGACGTGGTGATCGTCGGGTGCACGTGGAGCGCGGCGCGCCAGGAAGCGGAACAAGTCGGCGCCCGCTTCTTCCCGGTGCCCTGTGTTGGCGCAATGCACACGTCGACCGTGGAGACGCTGCTGCGCGGGGGTGCCGGTGGGGTGCTCGTCGTGGCGTGTGCCGAACATGACGGTCGCACGCGCGAGGGGGTGACGTGGGCAAAGGAGCGGATGAGCGCGGGCCGCAAGGCGGAGCTCAAGGAGCGCGTGGAGCGTGATCGCGTCTGCCTCGTGCAGGCGTCCTACGGTGAAGCTGCGCGGCTGCACGCGGCGGCGATCGCGTTTCGCGAGCAGGTGGCGGGCAGGGGTCTGGACACGGACGAGGACGTCGACATCGTCCGGCTCTGCCGCATGGCGGAGGGGGCACGGCGATGA
- a CDS encoding DUF305 domain-containing protein — MQQQKQKMGMSWGRFAAMIGVSTFIMFFLMYQLIYSLDHATFSVNRLLASLVMGCVMTVVMLAFMWSMYEGARLKVGVLAGAAVLAVVLLLANRSQTVVNDVRFMKSMIPHHSIAINNARKASISDPRVRELADGIIESQVREIAQMKLLLEDIDRSGERGDTELPARPAAVTPEMEDEIREAVQ; from the coding sequence ATGCAACAGCAGAAGCAGAAGATGGGCATGAGCTGGGGACGGTTCGCGGCCATGATCGGCGTGTCCACGTTCATCATGTTCTTCCTCATGTACCAGCTCATCTATTCGCTCGATCACGCGACGTTCAGCGTCAATCGCCTGCTTGCCTCGCTCGTCATGGGGTGCGTGATGACCGTGGTGATGCTGGCGTTCATGTGGTCGATGTACGAAGGAGCTCGCCTCAAGGTCGGAGTCCTGGCAGGTGCCGCCGTGCTGGCTGTCGTACTGCTGCTGGCGAACAGGAGTCAGACGGTCGTCAACGACGTGCGTTTCATGAAGTCGATGATTCCGCATCATTCGATAGCGATCAACAACGCCCGGAAGGCGAGTATCAGCGATCCGCGTGTGCGGGAGCTTGCCGACGGGATCATCGAGTCGCAGGTCCGTGAGATCGCGCAGATGAAGTTGCTGCTGGAGGACATCGACCGGAGCGGCGAGCGAGGTGACACGGAGCTTCCAGCGCGACCGGCTGCGGTAACGCCGGAGATGGAGGACGAGATCCGGGAGGCGGTTCAGTAA
- a CDS encoding cbb3-type cytochrome c oxidase subunit I, with the protein MSTITETPAARAARPSDVFRTCDVTGLRLHRPAERLIKANAVAATVALLIGGISAILILLTRWQAVHLLEPVMFYRVLTAHGISMLIFFIIFFEMAVLYFACGPLLNSRIAAPKLGWFNFGLMSVGAVLVEWMIWTGKADVLMTSYIPLRADPLYYLGIIFFAVGALLVCFQFFATLVIAKRERTYEGSLPLITFGAVAAAIIAVITLLHGAATYIPTFLWSIGLMSVDPQVYRMLWWALGHSSQQINVAAMVAIWYLLGAFTVGAVVLNEKISRTAFVLYILFISMASAHHLLVDPGFSSSWKVVNTSYFMYMAVLASMLHGFTVPAGVEVGQRLRGVTQGLFGWVKRAPWGDPGFSSLVLSVVVFGFVGGITGVTIGTEQINIVVHNTLRVPGHFHATVVSGTAMAFMGLTYYLIPLIFRKKVAFWRAAQAQPYLFAGGMLIFSIFMSFSGGFGVPRRHWDITFSNAPFEQAFHPAVDALLGIMALGGLIAAVGGGLYILITVWSVFFGKPFTEADRVAGARGLPQGIIRPPRPVTVADEANLPTGRFGTAPGTMWLVIIFLAAFATYYFANWKLLSFVWKIG; encoded by the coding sequence ATGTCGACGATCACCGAAACGCCCGCCGCGCGCGCAGCGCGCCCATCGGATGTATTCCGCACGTGTGACGTCACGGGCCTGCGGCTGCATCGCCCGGCTGAGCGACTCATCAAGGCCAATGCTGTGGCCGCAACGGTCGCTCTGCTGATTGGCGGCATCAGTGCCATCCTGATCCTGCTCACGCGCTGGCAGGCTGTGCACCTGCTCGAGCCGGTGATGTTCTACCGCGTGCTGACGGCGCACGGCATCAGCATGCTCATCTTCTTCATCATCTTCTTCGAGATGGCCGTGCTGTACTTCGCCTGCGGTCCGCTGCTGAACAGCAGGATTGCGGCGCCGAAGCTCGGCTGGTTCAACTTCGGCCTGATGAGTGTGGGCGCGGTGCTGGTGGAGTGGATGATCTGGACGGGCAAGGCCGACGTGCTGATGACGTCGTACATCCCGCTCCGTGCGGATCCGCTGTACTACCTGGGCATCATCTTCTTCGCGGTCGGCGCGCTGCTCGTCTGTTTCCAGTTCTTTGCGACGCTGGTGATCGCGAAACGTGAGCGCACGTACGAGGGCTCACTGCCGTTGATCACGTTCGGCGCTGTCGCGGCGGCGATCATTGCGGTGATCACCCTGCTGCATGGAGCTGCGACCTATATCCCGACCTTCCTGTGGTCGATCGGGCTGATGAGTGTGGATCCGCAGGTCTACCGCATGCTGTGGTGGGCGCTGGGCCACTCGTCGCAGCAGATCAACGTCGCAGCGATGGTCGCGATCTGGTACCTGCTCGGCGCGTTCACGGTCGGGGCGGTCGTGCTGAACGAGAAGATCAGCCGGACCGCGTTCGTGCTCTACATCCTGTTCATCTCGATGGCATCTGCGCACCACCTGCTGGTCGATCCGGGCTTCAGCTCGTCGTGGAAGGTGGTGAACACGAGCTACTTCATGTACATGGCCGTGCTGGCGAGCATGCTGCACGGCTTCACGGTACCGGCCGGCGTGGAGGTCGGCCAGCGGCTGCGCGGGGTCACGCAGGGGCTGTTCGGCTGGGTCAAGCGCGCACCGTGGGGTGACCCCGGCTTCAGCTCGCTGGTGCTTTCGGTGGTGGTGTTCGGGTTCGTCGGCGGGATCACGGGGGTCACGATCGGCACGGAGCAGATCAACATCGTGGTGCACAACACGCTGCGCGTGCCGGGCCACTTCCACGCGACGGTCGTGAGCGGCACCGCGATGGCATTCATGGGACTCACGTACTACCTGATCCCGCTCATCTTCCGGAAGAAGGTAGCCTTCTGGCGCGCCGCCCAGGCGCAACCGTACCTCTTTGCCGGCGGCATGCTGATCTTCTCCATCTTCATGTCGTTCTCGGGCGGGTTCGGCGTACCGCGCCGGCACTGGGACATCACGTTCAGCAACGCCCCGTTCGAGCAGGCCTTCCATCCGGCAGTCGACGCACTGCTCGGCATCATGGCGCTCGGCGGACTGATCGCCGCCGTCGGTGGCGGCCTGTACATCCTGATCACCGTCTGGTCGGTGTTCTTCGGCAAGCCGTTCACCGAGGCAGACCGTGTGGCCGGCGCCAGGGGCCTGCCGCAGGGCATCATCCGCCCGCCACGGCCGGTTACCGTAGCGGACGAGGCGAACCTGCCGACCGGGCGCTTCGGCACGGCGCCCGGCACGATGTGGCTCGTGATCATCTTCCTGGCCGCGTTCGCGACGTACTACTTCGCGAACTGGAAGCTGCTGTCGTTCGTCTGGAAGATCGGCTGA